The region TCTGCATGCATCTCAACCACTGGACTCTGATTTCACCATTGGCTGCAATGTTCTATTTAATGCCCTTTGGGGTGGGGTGGTGAGAATACTCTCCTTTGCGGCTGGCTTTTGGGATGTCACACAACATTTTCCCAAGTGAACATTGTAGAGCATCCCAAAACGTTGCACTGTAATGGAGTGTGAGAGGTGGTTACTCCCATACATTGTAGTCGCCACCATGCacctgtggctcagttggttgagcaccgggctgttacgcgggaggtcgtgagttcaactccggccagaccaacactcagggtcttaaaataactgaggagaaagtgctgcctttgtaattacatctgcaaatggttagactctctagtcttcttggataaggacgataagccggaggtcccgtctcacaacccttcaatgttcataatcctgtgggacgtaaaagaacccgcacacttgtcgtaaagagtagggcatgtagttcccggtgttgtggtctgtcttctgtggtgtaccatggttgggagggtaaatgctcggagatattagctacaccaagctactctaaaaatccaaGGGTAAATAATGATATGGTTGATACTGTTCAGTGTCACAAAGAGGTGGCTAAGCCCCATTAGTCAGGATTGCATAGTGGTCAGAGCActtgcctctcaccaatgtggcccaggtgtGATTGGACCTGGACCCATCGCCAtgagtgggttgagtttgtgttggttctctactctgctctatGGGGTTTTCTCCAATTTATTGTCAAGTTAAGcgcaaggatcacttctatctttagTCTGTCGTTTTGCTCAAAAACCCACTGAAAGCGCAAAGCAACTGATCCAACAAGGCAAGATGCAAGTGGCAAAGCCACGAGCAGTGAATAGCATGGGTGTACACTGGGCTCGCATCTTTGCCACTTGCATCTCGCCTTGTTCAATCAATTGCTTTGCATTCTCTTCGGATTTTTGAGCTAAAGAGACTGCTTGTAATCTACTCCAGTGCACTTACATGTGGGTAACAGCTAGCTGGTTGCTACCGCTATTTTGATTTTGCAGGACACTATATTTGAGTCTTTTGATTTACGATGCCACAGGGGCAGACAATGACACCTCACAGCCCTGGAATCCAAGATACAAAATCATCTTCATTAATTTGTTAAACAAATGACCGCCTTTTATCATTGCATTATGGTTTATAGGATCAACAACTGTGTTGGCGAGGCAAATCAAAAGtacttcattttatttctgttttacACAGGTTGGTGCTTTTggctgtttccttttttttttgttcaatgcCTGAAGGCTTCATGACCCCCTTTGTCACCATCTTTTTTCCTACAGGACGTACAAGACAATATACAATGCATTATACAATACATGTCAAGTGTTAGTTGAGTCTTCATCTTCACAGAACTTCTCAGGATTGTTGAGGGGACTGTTTCAAAAAGAATGATAAGAAGAGCTGGAAGgagataattttttattttaaagttatCTAATATGAAGATTTGTAGTAAAAATTCTGAACTTCccaaattgttaaaaataaGGTTGTTCCTCCGCCTTTACCTTGCAGGTCTAGCATCATTGTACTGTATAATCCTTACTGCTGTGTCATGGACATTGGATTGTCATGGCTGCACAACAGAGTCTGACAAAAAGACAAGATTGTAAGTTTGGCTCAAACACAGATGAAACTCCCTTTTTGCTCACTAATGTCACAAATAACCAGTTATCCTGTGtggaatatacatgtacatggatcTTAACACAGACAGCCTCGGGTAGAATTGAGTACTACAGCCTTTGATTGGCACAACTCCGTGTACGTATTACCAAGTTCCTGGAGTTGTGCCAATCAAAGGCTGTAGTACTCAATTCTACCCGAGGCTGTCTGTGTTAAGATCCATGTATATTCCAGGAACTTGGTAATACGTACATTACTTTATGTCTGTGGAGGTTTTATTGTAGTCAGTTTCCTAGGCAAAGGTACTTTAAGAAGCATGCAACATTTGCTTACTGTTGTTACttcaaaaaatttaatgttttcaCCCGAAAGATGTACATTTAGTGTATGGTAATGCTTTTTGCTGTTGTTTCACGATCAATTTTACTTGATATTTTAGAGTCCACACTATTATTCTCATGATTGAGGGCTGCCTGTTTGGTTTGTTTGTCCTTGCTATGTTATGTGACCAGGTGAGTGTTTAAGACTTCTACTAAAATCCTGATGGTAAGGGCTACTCACCCCTGCTGATAGTGATGTTCCATACAAGCATTGGGTTCTTGGGCCAAATCTGGACAAAAGCCAAATGTTATCCAAAATGGACTGAATTAGAGGCATGCCAATTTTGACTAGCATCACATTTTAGTGTCCTGTTTCCTTTGTCCTTGTATTATTGTAACAGTGATGTCCTAAAAATAATTAGAGGTTCCAAACACACTTCAAGATGCATACAGTGTACATCAAACAGTCAGGATAACCTCAACCCATTGATAATACAATATTACaataatacatacatgtacttaattgaacactccccataggggctattcacggccaatgaaacacagttaatgaaatgacggaacagaacaacaagagctgctaagaatcccaactggccggaggcaaaccagttggctatatacaagtgcagctgagaagttgaatcAGGGACTACCAGGTACAACTTCAACGAGCGGGCAGAGCGAGTCttaaacccgggatctccggaccTCAAGGCAAGTGGCCTAACCTCCacgccacactgcctccattcAGGTTCCCACGGCTGGGTTAAGTGAACTGCCATTCTTAAATTAACATTAATCCAGCATGATACAAAGGCCAGTTAGTGTTGCTTCCTTTAAAAGTTACATGGAATGCTTCTTTCAGTGAGGTTAAAATACCAGTAGCTCCTAGTCAGATTAGTCACCTGCAAAAGCTACCGGTAACTGGAACTTTTGTGGTTAGCATTTACATGTAGCTCAGCTTTCTTTCGTTCCCATCCATTTTAAGTGCCAACTGAAGAGAAGTTAGTTGTTGATTTGAAGAGATGAGAAGAGTCTGCTGACAATTTATTTCCTTTAAGTAGTTCCAATTTTTGTTTCCAGTTTTCAGCTGTAATGGAAGATATGACTGCTGTTGAGCATGTACAAAGACAAATTAGGGCAAATCGTAAACCTAGAACTGCTCTCCTAGCTGAAGTGTTTGGAAGAGGTGAGTTTCTGTCTTTTAGAACAAGCATTGTTTTCTAAAAGGAAAAAGGGCATTTTTTACAGATATTTTTCTGAGATTTTAGTGcttttattgtcaataaattattgtcagattattttgttgtgtttttttaaaaatgcaacTCTGTAAATGAgtttgtagcggagctccgtgtGCTTGTAACCCATCTGCaagaaaaaattttgttttggtcactgtACAACCGTCCAGCCCTCCATGTACAATCATGTATGCCAGACAGTGTGACCAGTATAACATGACCATACACTGACAAAAATGTCATGCAACCACCACAAAGTTCCATAAATTATTGAAAACATGGTAAGAAATTCCTTAGATCTACAGACCTTTGAGTCAAGCAACAAGATCAAACTTTTGAATGTAGCAGGCTGTGATATGAGAGTGTGTGTGTAGTATTAGAGGAGGAAACTTTGTCACCATTTTCCCACCCATTTGAATTTACTTACTGAGAGTGACATTGTTGAGTTTCTTGTAACTGTGTGAGATTGGGGAAATTATTGATACTATtcttatgaattttttttccccagGTACATTTTTCTTATGGTTTTGTCCTTGCTCCTCTCCATACAGTCCACACAGGGCAACAGTGCCGTCAGCACGCTATAATGTCTAGCACAGCACTGCAAAATATCCACAGAAAGCATGAAAGCGATAGAGAAAAGCTGTACCTCCATTTGCTAGCAACCGTTATCTGCGATATGGAGATCTCTGCTGACACCATGTACATTGTTGTACACATTACCATACAAGCTTTTCTTGTTTGAGGCATTGCATTTGTTGTGCAACAGAAAGTTTAATTCTTGTAAACTTAAACTGAAATCATAACATTGTGTGAGCTCAGAGCACTTGGTaggacaaaattaattttgccATGCATCTTAGAATTTAAAATCAATGAATcagtgatacatgtacatgtacatgtataagtgTTATCACCAAATTGGCTTATAATGATCAACATACAATCCATGTTAACCTTAGTCATCTCCCCAGTTTTAAGCATTTGCTTGTGATAAGCATcaagaacattaattttaattggCTGGCAAGAGGGTTATCTTGCATGATAcccttttaaaaattatttagaGTTCTTTAAACCACAGTCCTCAAAGATTATCAGGCttatcaaattttcagagatatctTGTGATGAAATACACTTGTAATATTCAGTGCTGGTTTATTCTTGGCTCATTAAATGATGGGCACATGGTAGCCATTTCCCCTACAGACCTTCTAACATATACCCTGTTGCCCTCATTTTTATGTTTCTCTGCAATAACAGTCAAAGATTTGTGTTCACTATCACCTTTTTGTTTCAAGCACACTGCATTTCTTTTGAAGATCTGATAACCTGTCACTGTCAAGGAAGCACTACTCAGTTAAACCTTAtatgctttttcttttgtttacaataTTCAGCTCATAGATTTAATTCTTTGTCTCTTTGACTTGATCATTACTTTAAAGCCAAGTGAGCTCGTCCAACTTTACTCTGACTGACA is a window of Montipora capricornis isolate CH-2021 chromosome 13, ASM3666992v2, whole genome shotgun sequence DNA encoding:
- the LOC138030159 gene encoding palmitoyltransferase ZDHHC3-like — encoded protein: MVVFHKDPCGVICLLMTYSLVLYADYCFVQHVVIPTLTDSIWGSLHVCLFNVIVLLLAISHARASFSDPGVVARPSINLDFSEINKAKTKQIEDENEWTICAKCEAYRPPRAHHCRTCGRCIRKMDHHCPWINNCVGEANQKYFILFLFYTGLASLYCIILTAVSWTLDCHGCTTESDKKTRLVHTIILMIEGCLFGLFVLAMLCDQFSAVMEDMTAVEHVQRQIRANRKPRTALLAEVFGRGTFFLWFCPCSSPYSPHRATVPSARYNV